The following proteins come from a genomic window of Sulfurospirillum arsenophilum NBRC 109478:
- a CDS encoding GGDEF domain-containing protein, which translates to MLNEKWQKLIEVADFAFQPIVNIYTGKLYAVEALIRNYEPAGFTTIDCIFDSAYSEKTLYAIDVILREKAIHKFSLLPFSKHIKLFYNLDNRITMMPDFKTGYTCELLSTYEMDTSNICFELSEKHQVGMYAGVDKLVLNLYKQQGYRMAIDDFGVGFSGLQMLFNADPNFIKIDRFFISDIHLSKKKKLFVSSIVQIAQAMGIFTIAEGVECEDEYIECKKLGCNMVQGYFVQKPTCDVTQIVSSYEHLKLVSQNDKRKSGKISNIEKYLQKSHTVFVDSHINEVYDVLKSDKKTHFVPVLARDFTPLGIIKDGDIKAYIYSNYGKALLSNITQGSLKNIISHCGRADINDPIEKILKIYAFDDDNDAILITENEKYVGYLSSKVLLDIVNEKNIVDAKDQNPLTGLSGNRIINEFVANAMDSKEKVMMAYFDFDNFKPFNDYYGFRKGDRAITLFADILKSSVGFDECLVGHVGGDDFFLGWSLKDDDTFEKVYGIVWEIVNKFSEDIKSFYCEQGLSSGYIMAKNRDGQIQPFSLMTVSAAVICHGFGYQHDLDDNELNEIFGVLKKSAKASPTHIACVDLGVIKH; encoded by the coding sequence ATGTTAAACGAAAAATGGCAAAAACTTATCGAAGTGGCGGATTTTGCCTTTCAACCTATTGTCAATATTTACACTGGAAAACTTTACGCGGTTGAAGCATTGATACGCAATTACGAACCTGCTGGATTTACAACGATTGACTGCATTTTTGATTCGGCATACAGTGAAAAAACACTCTATGCGATTGATGTTATATTGCGTGAAAAAGCGATTCATAAATTTTCGCTTCTTCCTTTTTCCAAACACATCAAACTCTTTTACAATCTTGACAATCGCATCACGATGATGCCCGATTTTAAGACAGGTTACACGTGCGAACTGCTTTCTACCTATGAGATGGATACTTCCAATATCTGTTTTGAACTCTCCGAAAAGCACCAAGTGGGTATGTATGCAGGAGTCGATAAACTGGTACTGAATCTTTATAAACAACAAGGTTATAGGATGGCGATTGATGACTTTGGTGTTGGATTTTCAGGGCTTCAGATGCTTTTTAATGCGGACCCCAATTTCATCAAGATAGATCGCTTTTTTATCAGCGATATTCATCTGAGTAAAAAGAAGAAGCTTTTTGTCAGCTCCATCGTTCAAATTGCCCAAGCTATGGGTATTTTTACGATTGCTGAAGGTGTTGAATGTGAAGATGAATACATTGAATGCAAAAAACTTGGCTGCAATATGGTGCAAGGTTATTTTGTTCAAAAGCCTACGTGTGATGTCACGCAGATCGTTTCAAGTTATGAACATCTCAAATTGGTATCGCAAAATGATAAACGTAAAAGTGGCAAAATCTCAAACATTGAAAAATACCTTCAAAAAAGTCATACCGTCTTTGTTGATTCACATATTAACGAGGTATATGATGTGCTTAAAAGCGATAAAAAAACTCATTTTGTCCCTGTGCTTGCACGTGACTTCACGCCACTTGGTATTATCAAAGACGGCGATATAAAAGCGTATATCTACTCCAATTATGGCAAAGCGTTGCTTTCAAATATAACGCAAGGAAGCCTTAAAAATATCATTTCACATTGTGGACGTGCGGACATCAATGATCCCATCGAGAAAATTTTGAAAATTTATGCCTTTGATGATGATAACGATGCTATCTTGATTACCGAAAATGAAAAATACGTGGGGTATCTTAGCTCCAAAGTGTTGCTGGATATTGTCAATGAAAAAAATATTGTCGATGCCAAAGATCAAAATCCTCTCACTGGGCTTTCGGGCAACCGCATCATTAACGAGTTTGTTGCGAACGCAATGGATAGTAAAGAGAAGGTCATGATGGCATATTTCGACTTTGACAACTTCAAACCTTTCAATGACTACTATGGGTTTCGCAAGGGCGACCGTGCCATAACGCTTTTTGCAGACATTCTTAAAAGCTCTGTAGGATTTGATGAGTGTTTGGTAGGGCATGTTGGGGGCGATGACTTTTTTTTAGGTTGGAGTTTGAAAGATGACGATACCTTTGAAAAAGTGTATGGCATTGTTTGGGAGATTGTCAATAAATTTTCGGAAGATATTAAAAGCTTTTACTGTGAACAAGGGCTCAGTTCTGGCTATATCATGGCTAAAAATCGCGATGGGCAGATTCAGCCATTCTCTTTGATGACCGTCAGTGCGGCAGTGATTTGCCATGGCTTTGGCTATCAACACGATCTGGACGATAATGAACTCAATGAAATCTTTGGCGTATTGAAAAAAAGTGCAAAAGCTTCACCAACACATATTGCTTGTGTGGATTTAGGTGTCATCAAACATTAA